The stretch of DNA ttagactcaaggctataaatttttcttatgaattgatgtgtgattttattttatttttatttgaaattcttggaattgcTCTTAGTTGATTTagcattatttagtaaaaagtccctgtggagacgaactttgatttacttatcattgtattacttgtttgtgattgtgtacacttgcgcaattataaagcaatataattttcacaacattaCTCCTATTCATTCTGAGCGCACCAAACGTAAAGAGATAGAAACCCACATGGTTCGAGAAAAGTTGCAAGCAAGAACATTGATGACATTGCAAGTTTCAAACCAACATCAATTGGTTGACAACATTTATTCTCCATCTTGGGGGGAAGTATTACATGATACTTTATCATTTTTCTATCTAACCATGTTTGTAGTTTCCAGAATTAGTTAGAGTATTATGAGCTGTCAATGTCATAGGGTTTGagttatattgtatattatctTTCTTTACCCTTTGTATGTAAATTCGGCCTTGTAATCTTTTGAAGACTAATGAGACTGAATATTTAAGGTTACATTCCATTCCTCTTACTTCTCTAATAAAAAGGCTTTACACTGAAAAGAATATAACGTAAGAATCTTCACTGAAAGACTGGATAATTCAGAACAATGAACATAGAAGTAACGGAACATCAaatatggaagtatatgtagcaATAGACAatgcaaaataatatataaaaaaaagagccAACTTTGAAGTCACTACAATATCATATGTTGAAGTCTAAGACAGGATCAGATTATGTACCTTATACCTAATAGCCTCGTATGTTCCATATACAGCGCCTGGATGTAAAGTTAGTATTAGAAACAAAATCATAAAAGACTTGACTATTCAACAAAGTTAAATTCAAGCAATTGTAAGGGAATAAGAAACTTAGGCAGGACGCTAGAACAGTCATTAAAAGTACCGAGATTCTTCAGAATTCTTAGACTAATCAAACATCCATCCAAGGTAATCTTTACCATCTTAGACAAAAGCTACATTGGAAAGTACACAACTGATGTCGGAATTCCTAAAGTTCCGGAAAATTCTGGGATAGGGTTGGACTGAAATGCACTTTATTGGTAGAAACTGTTACTTATTTTTTGCCCCATTTTTTAAAAAGAGACAGAGGTGCATGAAGGAAAACTGTGCTAACAAAAGATTAATACAATAAGAATAATTCCTAAAAGAAATAAGACTAGGGACTTgcattacataaaataaaacatgtaaacATCAAAGGAATTGTATTAAAACTGTATGAAGGAATAATGGTTTGATATTAATTAGCTTATATCATCGGGGGTGTTCCAACTTGCAACATATGATGATATTGCATATCCAATAAATGTCATGAAAACATGAAATATTTAGTTTTCGTCTAGATTAAAGGAAATTCTATGTGTAGGAGATGGCATGGCCTAGAAACCTAAAATTAGCTTACATGTTCTGCTCTGTTCGAATAAAAGTTTCCCCCAAATGCAAACCAAAGCCAAATGATATATATAACTTGTGAGTGTGACCAAGCTTTATACATAAAACCATAAATGCAACAATGAactgttataaaaaaataaataaaagtacaGGACAGCACAGCACAGCGCGATGCTTAAAAATCAAGAAACAAATGTATAATACATCATGAAACTAGAAACTCAAATTGCTAACTTCCAACGCAGACCACGAATTCAGATACAcatatgaaaaaatttaaaaataaaaagtgcacGAGTCCCATAATAAGCAGAAATTAGCGCAGAAAACCTAAACCCAGAACGACGAAACACAAAACTAGATGATTATATGATAGAGGTATTGAGAGAAATGTATATAACTCCGTATACAtatatgagagagagagagagagagaagtatAGGGATAATTACCAACAGCGCCGCCAACAGCACCACCGACTGCGACTCCGGCGGCCACACGAGTCATACAACTGTCCCTGGCCATTGTAGACAAGAAAAGCGGTTAATGGGTTTGAGAGTGAGTTTAGGGAGATCCCTGGGAACAAGTGTTTGGGTATGGCGAAGAGAAGAGTTATTATCGAATACACCGAACACGGCCGCAAATTATTTCCACTGTTTACACTTtataattatatgtgtatatccCTAACAAATATTACcaatattagtatttttattggaAAATTTGACATTTCATGCTAAAAAAAGGGAACATGGTATttaattatacttaattataaCACATAGGAAAAATATACCAATCTTTCTCTATTCTTCCAAAAATACCCTTCTTATTTCAAACTTCCCACATTCCCTCTAACTacattctctctcttctttcccTCTCCCAAACTCACGAACCCACGAACGGACGGACGCAGACCACCAAAGCTCCACCAAAACCCACGAACCCAAACCACCGTTCGAACCCACGACCACCCAAATGAACGCCCCAACCAATCGGCGCCACCCACGAACCCAGACGTTGAACCCACGGCCATACGCAGTCTAACCTAGACGACCCCTCGAACCCACAGCCACCCGCACGACCCAGACGACCAGTCGAACCCACGGCGACCAAGGAGACCCGCGAACCCACCCACGACTTGAAAAACCTACACAGACGTCGAACCCAATACCCAGgtttgttctttatttttttttaactttaaattCACAATCTGCGAAAAACCTAAAATGTATTTGTTTGGATTTATGAATTTTAGAGTTTGGGGAAGAAACTGAGTTTAGGGAGATAGATTTTGGGGGGTTTTTTGATTTTGTGCGACATTGTGCGATGTGTATGCGATATGTATGCAATTAGTGATACAATTTAAGGTCTGTTTCGTTGTGGGATTGTGTGTGCGATTTCTGTGCGATTATGTGCGATTATTTGCGATAAATGACTACTGTATCTGCAATTGTTGAATTTGTGCGATTTTGCTCGATGTCTTGTGCGAGTTTGTGCGATTTATGACTACTGTGTCTGCAATTGTTAAATTTGTGCGATTTTGTGCGATTTATATTCAAATATGTTGCCAGCCAGcaaacataattaaattatttctgGTAGTGCGATTTATGTGCGAGCTTGTGCGATATAGTATGTTATTAAGTGGTTGTTATGCGATTTCTGTGCGATTTTCATGCGACGTATATGCGATTTATAATCTTTCTGTTTGTATTTGCAGATGGCTCCAGAACTCATTCTCCCCTTGGCTGAGCATTTTCCTGGGCGTATCACTTACCGAGGAAATGGGCACTTTGCTTCAATTAAAGCAAAGTGTGAAGCCTTTAACCTGACTGAGAGGGTGAAGGAAACTCCTTTTGGAGTTTTTTGGAATGCGAATGATCTGAAATTCTCTGGGGTGATTGTGCATCAACTACTGTTGAGGAAAATGAAAGTGACTGAGGTAAAGAATGATGAAGTGTGGTTTTACGTGGGTAAAACCGAGGCCAGATTTGGAAGGTCTGAGTTTGGATTGATCACTGGCCTGAAGATGAgcgtgttaggttttatgccctaaataaaactcaatttcaatgtaatctattttattcaacatcaataaagaaacagaagtatttttcattcatttgtgtatgttttggttcaccttatcaattgcttgtctatttgatttataaattcatcttaaacccttttcacatacttgatcctgtttattgtgttgtcatcacattggaaagtaaacatgactatgtgaataaagtttcctagatttatcagacacagggttttactgatatgataatctacaacaagagtttacttgcatttggagaaatgctatgttctttccagaacattggttaaagtaaagctcaggttggatgcatggagtatgcatcggaagggaccgatattgaactttgacttagatttaattaaacttaccgtaaaatctattcaagtcaatatcaccaagttgatcctagatcaaatgttcttaatcctgttatgattaggctcaatcttgaaaggctattcatgttctttgatttgttagttaagcctacttttaggtcagggtgatacgcacattttgggaacacggtagtgcaattgagtgggagcgctaccataaacatggaatctatagcttctatctggcgaatagtaagcaaaggatgatctccttcgagcttgaccaaacgaacataaatggtggagtactcatttcacataagctgaaatatcatttatacggggtcaagtgttttaaggataaaatacatagtagggtgttacggtaatctaatccctttacagtgtagatcattcatatagaggatcattgatcaaattaggattataacaatggataactaatgatgcgtctatatggtggaacatatagagcattctatatactgagagtgcaattctaagttctatgcgtggattcaacgaagaattaataagttagtgaattttagtgctaaattcttgatctacttattggaagctcggttatatagacccatggtccccgcactagttgagataatattgtttgtaagactcatgtaattggttttgattaatcaattataattcacaaattagacaatgtctatttgtgaaattttcactaagtaagagcgaaattgtaaagaaagagtgattaggggcatatttgttaattatgatactttatatggttcaattaataaatatgataaatgacaatattatttaataattatttatagttattaaataattagaattggcatttaaatggttgaattaggaaattggcatttttgagaaaatcagatacaaaagtgttaaaattgcaaaattgtaaaaagcaaggcccaaatccatcaagccatgactgaccacttttgtaggcattttaaactgatattttcattattttaatgccaaataattcaaacctaaccctagtggaatgctataaatagatagtgaaggcttcagaaaaattacacttctgaatcagaaaaacctgagccttctctctcttccttggccgccaccctctctctctctctcttcttccttcatatttcgaacttaccttagtgattagagtagtgcccacacacagcaagcaatacctcaatcatagtgaggaagatcgtgaagaaagatcatcagcaaaggagtttcagcatcaaggactcagagaaagagatccaggttcagatcttgataatactctgctacagaaaggatacaagggttagagatctgaacggaaggagtcatttaattccgctgcacccaatgtaaagtttcttaaactttgtacgtgtttatttcatcgttttagaaagttcatatttagggtgttaataaacatagtgagtagatctaagatcctggtaaaataaattccaacaactggcctcagagccatggtaattgatttacttgcaagaaatttggactttaaaacgattgtttgtttgtttttggatggtatcatgtgtattgagtgttatttgatgattgattggtgtttgtaaattttcgttaaaaataattgaatatctgtttctggaattatttttattggatagtatggaaaaaattaagcaagttacttttttacaatactcaattttgatttaatttgaattagttatgattttttgaagattcgaaaaaatcggagttgtgctgaaacttGCATGCGCGCGCGAAAATCGCGAAAATCATTCACGACATGATTCCGCCGCACAAACTCGCCCAGATCAcacccatgcgcgcgcggacgggtatgcacatcatcccgtccgtacagctcgcaattttttcgttttcttcgttttttcatgctttttcatggaattaacttccgattttttgtgtagttctgtatttatactattactattcctaattcaattctaataatcattttgaattaatttaatattttttaaatttaattcaagatattagtgtaatttaaatttaaaaatagttagtatctatcttatttgcttaataatatatcttatttttaaaatttgattatatcttatcttatttttaaatttaaggtcagattttaaattttttaaattaatttttttttaaataatttgaccttatttaaatttaaaataagataactataatcatgcaaTTTTTAAAAggataagatattttgctaacttttaaattttgttattttatttatttaaattacatttaaaatctgaaaaagatattcatttatcttttttaattttttatttaatttttatttataaaataacatttaaattttaaaagtagttagcaaattttgaaatgatatttaggttggttgaaacctaattttttaaaattgtaggtttaattttaaatttaaattttttttaaatttttcgaatttttcaaattttttttaaaaaaatttcgaaaattatttttttttatttaattaattattttgaaattaataatttaatttaaaattaaataaatcctacatccaactatccagctaaccttgttgcaggagtatgtgttttagcttgtgtgtaagctttcaaaacctattattgcttgattgcaaataaccatggttaacttgttgacagatccaatgatctgattttaactcatggctcccttggtcaagttaataatttgtaacaggtatatttacaatcttctttcatctgtgtatgacctagcatcatgataggacccatccaaagtgtgcctgtgtgagcctatgtgtttaatttcactatagatgcatataggttggtgttgctaaataaaatgtcatagttcttgatagattttatttaggcccatttagtttttgggcttagtcaattaataacagttgttcattttaaggttaaattcctctcttttgggccttgtgtgagagttgggagccatagtagtgggtacaacatactgaacccagcaccccctcacatgaaccaccccaattgtgaaggcccatttgcctgatttgaataactgtactaggttaattacactagtttaacctaataaaattgattagcaacataattaatttcatttattttgaaattaatttaagaaaaccatagtttaaagaattttatattctaagctaaactatatgtattttcttgtatttaattaaatataaaattataaccatctagattctttctgaagcttaatttaaatttttcattaaatattcctatttaagttgatatttagttatctacaactaaccaacttaaatctgaatatcttttagatttaaaatttcaaaattaagttgaggaattttaggcattggttattaagattctttagatattttttaagttaatatcttttcgaatattaacttaaaatggaatatcttcaaattaagtggttacaacttaattttaatttaattaaatctgatttgaaagatatttaagttgattttttagattcttctaaaacaacttaaacaagatattttcaaatttgttccatttattattcgaatttattttttgaatttaattaataattgaaaattaattaaagttgattttttatttaaaccaactttgatttgtaatttttcattattatattatggaacttgttcgatatttatttgaatttatttttcaaattaaataataattaaaaattaattaaagttaatttttttatttaaaccaactttaatttgtaatttttcattattataatatcgaataatatgattatacaaaatacatatttttttaaaaaaataatgagcttttaatcaaaagatattcgatctccattgttggtcttacaatagttaaattttttcaatataacctcgagacgctagacttcgtccccctatggatggttattcgttgaacacttttaacaccgtaagatttcagctgataagtgttttgtgagttttcgtc from Cannabis sativa cultivar Pink pepper isolate KNU-18-1 chromosome 2, ASM2916894v1, whole genome shotgun sequence encodes:
- the LOC133029067 gene encoding uncharacterized protein LOC133029067 produces the protein MARDSCMTRVAAGVAVGGAVGGAVGAVYGTYEAIRYKVPGLLKIRYIGQTTLGSAAIFGLFLGAGSLIHCGKSY